The following are from one region of the Apostichopus japonicus isolate 1M-3 chromosome 17, ASM3797524v1, whole genome shotgun sequence genome:
- the LOC139984199 gene encoding cysteine-rich motor neuron 1 protein-like isoform X1, translating to MFRLLLLVCAVSLIGVASGARRRPCFYMADVYLPGEVWSPHPCADCSCTDLHSECTIRTCPTCDGQESAVAPDQCCAKCDGKAVKPNEKGFCNWRGIRYDNGESFTLNPCTDCYCDGGIASCVVRSCPPYKCDNPVAVEGKCCPVCPKAAKRVDRLI from the exons ATGTTTCGCCTACTGCTGCTCGTGTGTGCTGTTTCTCTGATAGGGGTTGCGTCTGGAGCCA GAAGGCGACCATGTTTTTATATGGCGGATGTCTATTTACCAGGTGAGGTTTGGAGCCCACACCCATGTGCGGATTGTAGCTGTACAGATTTACACAGTGAATGCACCATAAGAACATGTCCAACATGTGACGGACAGGAATCCGCTGTAGCCCCTGATCAATGCTGCGCTAAATGCGATGGCAAGGCTGTTA aacCGAATGAGAAAGGTTTCTGTAATTGGAGAGGCATACGATACGACAATGGTGAAAGTTTCACTCTCAATCCATGTACTGACTGTTACTGCGATGGGGGCATAGCCTCTTGTGTGGTTAGATCTTGTCCGCCATACAAGTGCGATAATCCCGTTGCTGTTGAAGGAAAATGCTGCCCAGTCTGTCCTAAAG CTGCTAAACGGGTAGATAGACTGATTTAG
- the LOC139984199 gene encoding cysteine-rich motor neuron 1 protein-like isoform X2, translating into MADVYLPGEVWSPHPCADCSCTDLHSECTIRTCPTCDGQESAVAPDQCCAKCDGKAVKPNEKGFCNWRGIRYDNGESFTLNPCTDCYCDGGIASCVVRSCPPYKCDNPVAVEGKCCPVCPKAAKRVDRLI; encoded by the exons ATGGCGGATGTCTATTTACCAGGTGAGGTTTGGAGCCCACACCCATGTGCGGATTGTAGCTGTACAGATTTACACAGTGAATGCACCATAAGAACATGTCCAACATGTGACGGACAGGAATCCGCTGTAGCCCCTGATCAATGCTGCGCTAAATGCGATGGCAAGGCTGTTA aacCGAATGAGAAAGGTTTCTGTAATTGGAGAGGCATACGATACGACAATGGTGAAAGTTTCACTCTCAATCCATGTACTGACTGTTACTGCGATGGGGGCATAGCCTCTTGTGTGGTTAGATCTTGTCCGCCATACAAGTGCGATAATCCCGTTGCTGTTGAAGGAAAATGCTGCCCAGTCTGTCCTAAAG CTGCTAAACGGGTAGATAGACTGATTTAG
- the LOC139984197 gene encoding cysteine-rich motor neuron 1 protein-like, with protein MTRVLFVAVAMVMVAMTSGESEEDSQSSSYSYSYSSYIIDLFDRRPCVFGGELFLHGEEWDPGPCANCECNNGSSHCSFKTCPICQGKANAAPKGYQCCGTCDGKPVAPTEKDFCSWRGKTYHDGDKFTLNPCTDCICNGGISHCVIRSCPPLDCEDYVVVETECCPVCQKKDSQSSSYSYSSYSIDIFERLPCVFMGELFLHGEEWDPVPCANCECNNGSSHCSLKTCPICKGKANAAPKGNQCCGTCDGKPVEPTEKDFCFWRGKTYHDGDKFTLNPCTDCICNGGTSHCVIRSCPPLDCKDYVVVETECCPVCQKKGANRSRAI; from the exons ATGACTCGGGTGCTTTTCGTCGCGGTTGCCATGGTCATGGTGGCTATGACCTCTGGTGAATCTGAAGAAG ATTCCCAAAGTTCTAGTTACAGTTACAGTTATAGTTCTTATATCATCGATCTCTTCGATAGACGTCCGTGTGTCTTTGGGGGTGAATTATTCCTTCACGGAGAAGAGTGGGATCCGGGACCTTGTGCAAACTGTGAATGTAACAATGGAAGCAGTCATTGTTCCTTCAAGACCTGTCCGATTTGTCAGGGCAAGGCTAACGCCGCACCCAAAGGCTATCAGTGTTGTGGTACATGTGACGGTAAACCTGTTG CACCTACCGAAAAGGATTTCTGTTCCTGGCGGGGGAAGACCTACCACGATGGAGATAAATTTACCCTTAATCCCTGCACCGACTGTATTTGTAATGGCGGAATCAGTCACTGCGTAATCCGTAGCTGTCCTCCTCTGGACTGCGAGGATTATGTTGTTGTGGAAACTGAATGCTGTCCAGTTTGTCagaaaaaag ATTCCCAAAGTTCTAGTTACAGTTATAGTTCTTATTCCATCGATATCTTCGAGAGACTTCCGTGTGTCTTTATGGGTGAATTATTCCTTCACGGAGAAGAGTGGGATCCGGTACCTTGTGCAAACTGTGAATGTAACAATGGAAGCAGTCATTGTTCCCTCAAGACGTGTCCGATTTGCAAGGGCAAGGCTAACGCCGCACCCAAAGGCAATCAGTGTTGTGGTACATGTGACGGTAAACCTGTTG AACCTACCGAAAAGGATTTCTGTTTCTGGCGGGGGAAAACCTACCACGATGGAGATAAATTCACCCTTAATCCCTGCACCGACTGTATTTGTAATGGCGGGACCAGTCACTGCGTAATCCGTAGCTGTCCTCCTCTGGACTGCAAGGATTATGTTGTTGTGGAAACTGAATGCTGTCCAGTTTGTCagaaaaaag